The DNA window GAGCGGGTCGGTGCCCGCAGCGGCCGGGAAGAGCCGGATGCGGTAACCGCGCTGCGCCCTGCTCCGGCCGTTTCCGGTCAGTTCCCAGGCCAGAAGCGGCGTGGGCTCGTCCAGGCCGAGGGGGGATTTCGCGGTTTCTGTCCGAAGATCGTGCGGCCGAAGTGGCCCGGCGGTTTCGTCCACGTCACAGTCCGTCCGTTGAATGGGCGGTGAAACCTTTCAAGATTCGCGCGAGTGACGCTATTGTCGGCGCAGCGGACTGTCAAGGGCCTCCTATGCTGGATCCCAAGCCTGGTTCGTATGTGCGTGCGTGCGTGTATTCGTGAGTGGATTCGCAGGTGGCAGTGTCCCGGCGGTTGGGGTGGGAGTTCGCGGCCGGTCGGCGGGTGCGTTTGACGGTCGGTTCCGGGAACGGCTTTTTCCGGAACGGGCCTTACCGTGGGAGGGATTTCATGGCGGCGATTGCCGAAAGTGTGGGTCGTACGCCACACAGCGCCGCGCGTCGCCGAGGTATTCGCGACGTGGCCGAACTCGCCGGCGTGTCCGTCGGGACCGTTTCGAACGTGCTGAACAAACCCGCACTGGTGGCCGACGAAACCCGCCGCCGGGTGGAGGAGGCCATCGCGACACTCGGCTTCGTCCGCAACGGTTCGGCCCGCCAGCTTCGTGCCGGCACCAGTCGTGCGGTCGGAGCGATCGTCCTCGACATCGCCAACCCGTTCTTCACCGACGTCGCCCGCGGCATCGAGGACCGCCTCGCCGAGGACGACCACATCCTCATCCTGGCCAGCTCCGACGAGAGCAACGAACGCGAGCTCCGCTACCTCCGGCTGCTGGAAGAGCAGGGCGTGCAGGGCGTCCTGGTCAGCCCGGCCGAGGAGGACCTCACCTGGCTGGATCAGGCGCGCGCCCGCGGCACCGCCGTCGTACTCCTCGACCGCAGCGACGACGGCACGATGTGCTCGGTCGGGGTGGACGACGTACGCGGCGGCGAGCTCGCGGCCGCTCATCTGGTCTCGCTGGGCCACCGGAGGATCGCGTTCGTCAACGGGCCCACGAAGATCCGGCAGTGCGCGGACCGGCGCAAGGGTGTTCGCAAGGCACTGAAGTCCGCCGGTCTCACCCTGTCCGATTCGCTGGTCGAGGTGACCGTCAGCGCGCTCAACGCCGACGGCGGTGAGCAGGCTCTCACCCAGGTGCTCGACCATGCCGACGGCGTGACCGCGATCGTGTGCGTCAACGACCTGACCGCGCTCGGCGTGCTGCGGGGGTTGCGCGCACGAGGGCTCAGCGTGCCCGACGACGTCGCCGTGGTGGGGTACGACGACGTCGAGTTCGCGGCCGTGCTCACCACGCCACTGACCTCCATCCGCCAGCCGCGCTACCAGATCGGCCGGGCCGCCGCCGACCTCCTCCTCGCCGAGGCCGGGACTCGCAGCCAGCACGAACACGAGCACGAACAGGTGTTGTTCCAACCGGAGCTGGTCGTCCGGGAGTCCAGCGGCCCGCACCAACCGCGCTGACTTTCGCTGACCTCGGCGCGTTCGACCTCCTCGCACTGACAAGAGCCGGTTGACAGCCGGGCCGTTGTCAACCGGCCGGTGTCAATGCTGCCTTGCGCCTGCCGACGAGGGGCCTACGCCCTCAGCGGCGCATCGCCAGCACGCGGCGGATCGGGATGGCGATGTCCACTCCGTCCGGACGACCCTGCGCGCGTTCGGTGAGCCAGCCGATCGCCGCCGCCCGCCTGTCTTCTGAAAGCTCCGGCAGATACAGCGCGGTGATCAGAAGTTCGGCGTCGGCCGCGTCTCGTACGGAGAACACGAAGCGCTCGCGGGCGTCCTCCACCACGTGCAGGCCGGCCTCTTCCAGCCGGTCGCCCAGGTCGCCGAGCTCGGCCCAGCCGGGGAACCGCGGTGGCATGCGAAGCCTGGCCGTGAGAGGGCCGAGGACGAGCAGGTCGCTCGGCCGCAACGGCACCGCGGCCGGCACGGTCGCGGACAGCATCCCGCCCGGACGCAGCACCCGCGCGATCTCCGCCAGCGCCTCCGCCACCGGCTGGACCACCATCAGGCCCATCGAGCACACCACCGCGTCGAACCCGCCCTCGGTGAACGGCAGCCTGGTGGCGTCGGCACACAGCACCTGGGCGTGGTGGCGCTCCCGGGCCGTCTCCAGCTCCCGCCGCGACCGGTCGATGCCTACGACCAGGGGATCCTCGATGCCCTCGCGGTGGAACTGCTCCAGATGCAGGTCACCGGCCACCGCGCCGCTGCCGCACGCGACATCCAGCACGCGACGTCCCCTGCCGGCCACCGGCCGTAACACCCAGCCGTACGGCGTGAGGTCGCCGGCGTGACAACGGCGCAACAGCTCCTCGGTGACGCCGGCGTGCCGGACGTGGAAGTCGTCGAGATAGCCCAGCCAGTCAGACGTCACGGCTGGTCAGCCTCCTTCGCGGACGACGGTGGCAGGGCAGGTCGAGGATAGGACCCGGGCCGGGGAACGGGTGTCGCGGGCTACGACACCGCCTACAGGCGCCGGACGAAGATGTGGCCGGCGTGCTGGTGGGCGATCTCGGCGGTCGCGCCGGCGATCCGGGCCGACCCGTCGCCGCCCACCTCGCCACCGTCGCCGCCCCGGACCAGGACGCTGTCCGGCCCGGCCGTCACGGTCACGGTCTGCCCCGGGAGCGCACCCGCCCGGCGCAGCACCTCCATCAGCTCCGGCGTGGTCTGCAGCGGCTCGCTGATCCGGCGTACGACCACCTTTGTCTCCTCGCCGGGCCCGGCCCGGTCGACCACCTGCTCCAGCGACTCCACCTCGGTCAGGAAGTCCTCCACCGCACCGGTGTAGCCGAGCTCGGAAAGACCGGGGATGGGATTGCCGTACGGGGACACGGTCGGCTCGCCGAGGATCGTCACCAGCCGGCGTTCGACGTCGTCGGAGATCACGTGCTCCCACCGGCACGCCTCGACGTGTACGAGCTCCCAGTCCAGCCCGATCACGTCGACCAGCAGCCGCTCGGCGAGCCGGTGCTTGCGCATCACCCGGGTGGCCAGTGCCCGGCCCTTCGGCGAGAGCTCGAGGTGCCGGTCGCCCTGGACGGTGAGCAGCCCGTCGCGTTCCATCCGGGCCACCGTCTGGCTGACCGTGGGACCGGACTGGTGCAGGCGTTCGGCGATCCGGGCACGGAGGGGGACGATGCCCTCCTCCTCCAGCTCGTACACGGTGCGGAGATACATCTCCGTGGTGTCGATCAGATCGCTGTGGCTCACGCCGCGTGCTCCTTCTTAGGTCTGCCTGCCCAAAGGATACGCGGAGGTGTCCGAACCCGGCCGCGGTCGAAACGGGCGAAAGGCTTGGCAGGTGCGCCGTAACCGTCGTAACGGGCTGCCGGCGCTCGGGCTCGGCATCATAGGCCGAAAACGCCCACACGTGGCGTAGCGCTCACTGACGGGTCCGATGCGGACCGGCCGCGCGAGATCGCCGCGCCGCCGGGACGACCCCGGAAGCACGGCGACCACCCGCTCGCGCTCACGCGCTCTTGCGCGCCGCGCCTCTTTCCTCTGCCTTGCGCCGGTCCCGCTCGCGCTTGCGGCGGGTGCGTTCCTTCGTCCAACGAACCTTTGCTCGCGATCCTCGTCCCATGGTCGGGAGCCTATCCCTTCCGCGTGTACCGTCCGGGACCCTCGCCCGGTGGCGCCCCTGAACCGCCGGCCGACGGCGCCCTGCGGCCGTGCCGCGATTCAGGCCAGCAGGTCCAGCCGCGCCCGGTCGACCGGGTGGGCGAAGTCCTCGCCCCGGGCGAAGCGTTCGACCTCGTCCACCGCGAGCGCACCCATCCGGTGGACCTCGTTGCCCAGCGACCCGGCGATGTGGGGAGTGAGCACGACGTTCGGGAGCCCGAACAACGGCGAGTCCGCGGGCAGCGGCTCCGGGTCGGTGACGTCCAGCACCGCGGACAGCCGCCCGCTCACCGCCTCCGCGGTCAGTGCGGCGGTGTCCACCAGCCGGCCGCGCGCGGTGTTGACGAGCGTCGCGCCGTCGGGCATCAGGGCCAGCCGGCGGGCGTCGAACATGTGGTACGTCGCGGGTATGTCCGGCGCGTGGATGCTCACCACGTCCGAACCGGCGGCGAGCTCGTCCAGGTCGACCAGCCGGGCGCCGAGGTCCGATGCCTGCGCCGCGGTCAGGGTCGGGTCGGCCAGCAGGGGATCCATGTCGTACGCCGCGAGCAGGTTCAGCACCCGCCGCCCGACGTGGGAGGCGCCGACAATCCCGACCGTGGTGCGGTAGTTGCCGAGGCCGGGGAACCGTGCCGCCCAGTCCTGTCGCCGTCCGTCGGCGCGGTAGGCCGCCTGGATCGGGAACGCCCGCTTGCCGGCGAGCACCACCATGGCGACGGTGTACTCCGCGACGGGTACGGCGTTCGCGGCGACCGCCGAGGAGACCCGGACGCCGTGGTCCCAGGCGGCCTGGGTGACCAGGCTCTTGACCGAGCCGGCACCGTGCACGATCGCGGCCAGCCCGGGTGCGGCGGCGACCGCCCCGGCGTCCACGGGCGGAGCGCCCCAGCAGGTGAGCAGCACCTGCGCGCGTCCGAGGACCGATCTGGCCCGCGCGCTGTGGTACTCGTCCAGGACGAGGTCGAGGTCCACGTCCGCGAGTGCGGCGAGGCGCTGGCGTTGGTGGTCGTCGAGTAGGCGGGGCAGGTTTGCCGGGGACATCGCGAGCACGACGGCGGGACGCTGCGCTGGGGCCATGTGCGGCAGCGTAGCGCGCGTGGGTAAGCGCTTCCCGAAGCCGGTGACGACGGCGGTGGCCACGTCCGGCGCCGGCCGGGATGCCTCTGCGACCATGTCACCGCGCTGCAGGTCTGTCCCAACGGTGCGCGAAGCCGCGCCGGTGCTGCACCTCCCCGACGTCGCCCTCGCCCGGGCAACGACGCCCTCGTCCACGCCGCACGCGGGATCATCCAGCACACACAGCAGGGCACCCAGGGCCTGTCCTGAAGCGAGGTGGGACCGGATGGGGTCAGCCGCGGACCTTGCGGGTGCTCTCCCGGAGCACGACCTCACCGCGTACGCGTACCAGCCGGTCCTTCTCCGGAGCGTCGAGCTCCAGCGCGAGCTCCGCCGCACGTACGCCCATCTCCTCCAGCGGGAGCCGAACCGTGGTCAGCGGCGGGACCAGGTCGCGCAACGTCTGGATGTCGTCGAAACCGGCGATGGAAAGGTCACGCGGGATGTCGACGCCCTCGTCGCGGCAGGCGGCCATCGCACCGACCGCCATCACGTCGTTGACGGCGAACACGCAGGTGACACCGAGCCCTCTGGCTATCAGCTCGCGTGCGGCCTGGTAACCGCCGTCGCGGGTGAAGGGTCCCTCGACGATCGAGTCCGGCGCGAGCTGCACACCCTTCTCCGCCAGACCCGCCTTGAACCCGGCCAGCCGGTCGCGCGCGGTCAGCAGCGGGCGCGGACCGGCGAGTACGCCGAACCGCCGGTGCCCGAGCTCGGCCAGCTTCACCGCGAGCTCCCGTGCGCCCGCGCGGTTCTCCGGAAGCACCGTGTCGGCGGGCAGCTTGTGCTGGCTCACGCAGGCCACCCGGCCGCCCGAGCGCCGGAACGCGGTCACTTCCGCGGCCAGCCGCTCGGTCTGCTCCTTGTCGGCGGTGCGGGTGCCGGCGAGGATCACTGCCCGGGCGCGCTGGGCCCGCATCATCGCGACGTACTGCAACTCCCGGTTGGGGTTGCGCGAGGTGGTCCCCAGCGTCACGATCAGGCCGCGCTCGTCGGCGACGCGCATCACCCCGGACGCGATCGCGGAGAAGTACGGGTCGGCGATGTCGTGCATGACCAGGCCGACGGTCGAGCTCGTCCCGCGCGCCACCGCCTGGGCGTGCAGGTTGGGCGTGTAACCCAGCTCCTCCGCCGCCTTCAGCACGACCACCCGAAGGTCCTCGTTGACCCGGCGGGTGCTGCCGTTGAGCACCCGCGACGCGGTCGCCAGCGACACCCCGGCCCGCCGGGCGACGTCGCCGAGAGTGACCACCGTGGGAAGGCTCATGTGTTCCGTGTCTCCGCCCGCAGCTCGTCCCGGCGTACGTCGGTGTACGTCGGTGTACGTCGGTGCACGCCGGCCTGGCCCGGCGTACGCGCTCCAGCATGCCGGATCGGCTGCCCGCACGGGCGAGGGGACGCTCCGGGGAGCCGGCCTGTGCAGAAATTACCTTCACCAGCCCCGGCCTGTCGTGGACGTGTGCGCGCCGACGCGGTGACGGTGCGCAACGGCGCCCCCGGTCCGGCCGGGTCGGTCGCCGGGCTTGCTCCCGGTCGACCGGCTCGGCTAGGCTCCCTGAAAAGACGGGAAAGCGTTTTCCACATGTTTCCCTGACAGGTTCTCAGCGGGAGGAACCGATGGCCGTGCGTGAAGTCGGGATCGTCATGAACGGCGTGACCGGCCGGATGGGGTACAACCAGCACCTGGTGCGGTCGATCCTCGCCATTCGGGACCAGGGCGGCATCGAGCTCGCCGACGGCACCCGCGTCGTTCCCGATCCTCTCCTGGTCGGCCGCTCGGAGCAGAAGCTGCGCGACATCGCCGACCGCCACGGCCTGACCCGGTGGACCACCGACCTCGACACCGCCCTGTCCGACCACTCCACCCTGATCTACTTCGACGCCCAGACCACCCGCGCCCGGGAGAAGTCGGTGCTCGCCGCGATCGCCGCCGGCCGGCACGTCTACTGCGAGAAGCCGACGTCGGATTCGGTGGCCGGCGCCCTCGAACTCGTCCGGGCAGCCCGCGAGGCAGGGGTGAAGAACGGCGTCGTCATGGACAAGGTCTTCCTCCCCGGCCTGCGCAAGCTCCGGCGGCTGGTCGAGGGCGGGTTCTTCGGCCGGATCCTGTCCGTACGCGGAGAGTTCGGCTACTGGGTGTTCGAGGGCGACTGGCAGCGCGCGCAGCGACCGAGCTGGAACTACCGCGCCGAGGACGGCGGCGGGATCACCCTGGACATGTTCTGCCACTGGAACTACGTCCTGGAGTCGATCGCCGGCCGGGTGCGCGCCGTCACCGCACGGTCGGTGACCCACATCCCGCGGCGGTGGGACGAGCAGGGCCGGGCCTACGACGCCACCGCCGACGACGCGGCGTACGCGATCTTCGAACTGGAGGACGGCACGATCGCCCAGCTCAACTCCTCCTGGGCGGTGCGCGTCTACCGCGACGAACTGGTGGAGTTCCAGGTCGACGGGACCGAGGGCAGTGCGGTCGCAGGCTTGCGCAACTGCCGGATCCAGCACCGTTCGACCACGCCCATGCCGGTGTGGAATCCCGACCTGCCGGCCACCGAGCCGTTCCGCCAGCAGTGGCAGCAGGTGCCCGACAACGCGGTCTACGACAACGGTTTCAAGGTGGAGTGGGAGCAGTTCCTGCGGTACGTGCTGGAGGAGGACGCCCCGGCGTTCCCGCACGACTTCCTGGCCGCGGCCCGTGGCGTTCAGCTCGCCGAGCTGGGCCTCCAGTCGTCCCGCGAGGGCCGGCGGATCGAGGTGCCGGAGGTCGGCATATGACCGGCGTGCGGCTGAACCTCCCCCAGGCCGACGGATCCATCCGTCCGTACGAGCTGGCGGCACCGCGGCAGTGGCTCCGACGAAGCGACGGGTTCACCTCCCGGGTCGCCTTCGCGGCCGCTCACGTGGTGGCCGATCCGTTCGCCGACAACACTCCCGGCGCTCCTGCCCGGCTGGACTGGGATGCCACGTTGGCGTTCCGGCGACATCTGTGGGCGCACGGCCTGGGAGTCGCCGACGCGATGGACACCGCGCAGCGCGGCATGGGCCTGACCTGGGACACCACCGCGGAGCTGATCCGGCGCAGCGCAGCCGAGGCCGCGACCTGCCGCGGACGGGTGGCCTGCGGCGCCGGCACCGACCAGCTGCCGGCCCTCGGGGCTTCGGACGCCTCCGGGCCGCCGAGCCTGGACGACGTGGTCGCGGCGTACGAGGAACAGCTCGCCGTGGTCGAGGACGCGGGCGCGCAGCCCATCCTGATGGCCAGCCGGCACCTGGCCGCCGCCGCCCGGGACGCCGACGACTACCGCAAGGTCTACGACCGGCTGCTCGGCCAGGTGCGCCGCCCGGTGATCCTGCACTGGCTGGGGCCGATGTTCGACCCCGCGCTGACCGGCTACTGGGGTTCGGCCGACCTGGCCGCAGCGACGCGGACGTTCCTGTCGCTGGTGCACGATCACGCGGACGTGGTCGAGGGTGTCAAGGTGTCCTTGCTGGATGCCGACCACGAGATCGCCGTGCGGTCGAATCTGCCCACCGGCGTACGTCTCTACACCGGGGACGACTTCAACTACCCCGATCTGATCGCCTCCGGTTCGGACGCGCTGCTCGGCATCTTCGCCGCCATCGCACCCGCTGCCGCGACCGCACTGGCCGCACTGGACGCCGGCGACACCGCGGGCTACGACGAGGCGTTCGGGCCGACGGTGCCGTTGTCGCGGCACCTGTTCGGCACGCCGACGTACTACTACAAGACCGGAATCTGCTTCCTGGCTTGGCTTTCCGGACACCAGGATGCCTTCGCGATGGTGGGTGGGCTGCAGAGCGCACGCAGCGTTCCCCACCTGGTGGAGGCGTTCCGGCTCGCCGACCGGGCCGGGCTCCTGCCCGACCCGGACCTCGCCGCGGCCCGGATGCGAACCTTCCTCGCCCTGCACGGAGTCGCCGCGTGACTACCCGCCCCGTCGGCAGGGATGCCGAGAGCACCACCGACAGCACTACCGACAGCACTGTCAAGCCGGACCTGACACGGCTGTCCCTCAACCAGAAGACGACCAACAGCTGGGATGTCGCGCAGGCGGTCGCCGGTTGCGTACGCAAGGGAATCCCCGCCATCGGCCTGTGGCGCGAACCCGTGCAGGACATCGGGGTGGAACGCGCGGCCAAGCTCGTGCGCGACGCGGGTCTTCGGGTCTCCTCGCTGTGCCGGGGTGGTTTCCTCACCGCCGCGGAGCCGGCCGCCCGTCGACGTGCACTCGACGACAACCGGCTCGCCGTCGACGAGGCCGCGGCGCTGGGCGCGCCCTGCCTGGTCCTGGTCGTCGGCGGGCTGCCGGACGGGTCCAGGAACCTCCCCGCGGCGCGGGAGCGGGTGGCCGAGGCGGTCGCCGAACTCGCGCCGTACGCCGGTGAGCGGGGCGTCCGCCTCGCGCTCGAACCCCTGCACCCGATGTACTGCGCGGACCGCGCGGTGCTGTCCACCCTGGCGCAGGCACTCGACCTCGCCGAGCGGTTCCCGATCGAGCGGGTCGGCGTCGTCGTGGACACCTTCCATCTGTGGTGGGACCCGGCCGTCTTCGCCCAGATCGCCCGCGCGGGTGCGCGGATCGCGTCCTTCCAGGTGTGCGACTTCAACCTGCCCATCCCCGCGGACGCGTTGCTGGCCAGGGGAATGATGGGCGACGGCGTGATCGACTTCCGGCCGTTCCGGGAGGCGGTCGACGCCGCCGGCTACACCTGCGACATCGAGGTGGAGATCTTCAACGCCGATGTGTGGGCCGCCGACCCCGACCAGGTGCTCACCACGATGATCCAGCGCTACGCCGACCTCGTACTCTGAGGCGGCCTCCGCTCCCGCGGGGAGGTCGTGAAGCGTCAGTACGCCGCGTCGAGGCGCGCCCGCTGATCAGCACTGAGCTTCAGGTCGACCGCGCCGAGGCTTTCGTCGAGCTGCGCCACCGACGACGCGCCCACCAGTGGGATGACCGGCAAGGGTCCTCCGATCAAGTACGACAGCACGACCTGATTGACGGTGGCACCGGTCTCCTTGGCAACCTCGCCCAACGCCTTCATTCGGCGCGGTGTACCCGGGTGGTCGAACTCCAAGCCCATCGGCTTGTCGTCCCGGACGTACCGGCCGCCGAGGAGCGGTGAGTAGGCGACCAGGGTGAGCGATGGCTCCGCACGCAGGTAGCTGAGCAGATCGCCGCCGACTGCGCCCTGGTTGCCGTCGGGCGAGAGATCGCCCCGAAGGTCATAACGCGGACGCAGATAGGTGTGGCTGTACTGCAGAACCTCGTAGCCGGGCAAGCCCCTGGCCGCGGCGATGGTCCGGGCGCGCTCCACCCGCCAGGTCCAGTGGTTGCTCACTCCGAGCAGCCCGACGGTGCCTTCGGCGACGAGACCGGCGAAGCCCTCGACCGTCTCCTGCACCGGGATGGTGGGATCCTCGATGTGGGCGTAGAGCAGGTCGAGCTTGTCGACACCGAGGCGCTCCCGGCTGCGTTCGGCCGACTCGCGGATCACCTTGGCGGACAGACCTTCGGGATTGTCGATGTAGCTGGTGCCGGGTGCGAGTGGTCGCGCTCCCAGCTTGGTGGCGATGACGATCTCGGGTCCGACGCCACGGGACCGACGCCAGCGGCCGAGCAGCGCTTCGCTCTGCCCTCCCTGGTCGCCGTTCTCCCAGAAGACGTAGTTGTTGGAGGTGTCGACGAACGTACCGCCGGCCTCGACATAGCGGTCGAGGATCTCGAACGACGTCGCCTCGTCCGTGCGGGTGCCGAACAGCATGGCGCCGAGGCTCAGAACACTGACGTCGCGACGGGTCTTGGGGTCCTTGCCGATGGTGCGATAGTCCATGCGGTTGACCGTACTGCCCATGCCGCGTACGCCCCCGAGCCAATGCCGAACCGGCTCTCCGGACCAATGGCCGATGGCCGATGGCCGATGGCCAGAGTTGCGACCTCGCACGGAACCTTCGCTCAGTCAGCGCCAGGTCCTTGTCCATGGGTGGCGGATCGGCGTGTCTCTTCGAGGTCGCGTTGTGGACAACGGGTGAGCTGTCGGTGGCAGCCGTAGAGTTCGAACATGCAACCCGACGACGCAGGGGTACTGCGTGCCCGGTCGCGTTGCCGGTAAGGGCGTCACGTCTTTGTCGCGTCTAGTGTCAATGGGTCCTTGACATCAGGTGGCACAGCTGTCGCCCTCGTGGTAAAAGGGCGCTCCCGTCGGTCGGTGCACTCCGTGGCGAGCGTGCCGGACGTCCGGCCGCCGGGGTGAGCGCAGCGAAGCCGGAGGCGCACTGGTGGCCGGGTGGCCGGTGTGCTGATCTCTCGACACCGGCCGGCGGGTGTGCCCGGGGCGGCTCCCGGAGGGAGGTTGGGTTCAGGCCAAGCCCGAAGATTCCCCGGCGCCGGCCGCCGCGGCGAGTTGCGGCGCCCGCGACTGCTGCTTGCGCGGCATCATGCATCCCGCCCGCCCGGCCCTCGCCGCTGCGGGCGACGACCGCGCGTATGGCAGCAGCAGCGCCACCCGGGTGGATGTACTCGACGCGGACTGGCCGTCGTCGCGGACGAATGCCGGCGCGGCCGGCAGGTCGTGCCCGTTCGCGGCGCATCGGGACGAAGACGTCGAGCAGCAACACCAGGCCGTGCCACAGCACCGGCCGGTGGTGGCAGTCGTGGCGGATCATGCGGCATCACCCTGGCCGTTTGACGGGCGACGCGCCGGGCAGGAAGACCGTGACCGGTACTCGTGTCGAGGTGACGATTGAGGTGAGTTCGCGGTGACCGACGTCGGCGCCCTGTTCAGGACAGGCCAGGTGGCACCCGTCTCGGGCGTCTATCGCTTCATCGAGTCGGTGGACGCGGAGTGCGAACCGACACCGGAGGCCATGAAGATCCCGCTGAGCAAGGGTGAACGGTTTCCTCCGCACCGCAGATGCAAGGGAGCCGTCATCTGGGAGCTGACCGAGCGCGCTTGAGCGCGGCGGCGGCCCGCTCGACGACGACCCGGCGCGGCATACTGGGTGTGGCAGGTTGTGTGTGTTGGTGGGCCGCCCCGTTGCCGGTGGGGCGGCCTTTCCTGTGCCGGCTCACCGGGTACCACCCGCCCCCACGCGCTTATGCCAATTCCCGTCCCGCTGTTGCAGAATGTGGCACCTAGCACTGGCGTGCCCGGACCGGTCGCGAGACACGCGCAGGTACTCGCGCGCAGTGGCCGTGGTGGTGGCTCCAGTGGCGCACCGGAACCTGATGCCCGACACCTGCACCCGACACCGGGCACCAAAGCCGGGCCGCCCACAGACTGGCCGAGAGACCCGTTCAGGCTGCGCGGAGGACACCCAGCAGGCGGGCGACCTCGGCGGCCACCGCGTCGCGTCCCGGCGCGAGGTACTTGCGGGTGTCCACGACCTTCGGGTTGGCGGCGAGATACTCGCGCACCGCACCCGTGAACGCCTGGTTCAGCGAGGTGGCGATGTTGACCTTCGTCATGCCCGCCTCCACGGCCCGGGTGAGGTCGGCGTCGGGCACCCCCGAGGAACCATGCAAGACCAACGGGACCGGCACCGTCTTGCGGTTGGCGGCGATCAGGTCGAAGTCGAGCGATGCGGTCTTCTCCAGCATCGCGTGCGAGGTTCCGACCGCGATGGCGAGCGCATCGATGCCGGTGGACTCCACGAACGTGGCGGCCTCGGCCGGGTCGGTCCGTGCGCCCGGAGCGTGCACGCCGTCCTTGCCGCCGACCTCACCGAGCTCGGCCTCCACGAACACCCCGGCCGCGTGGCAGTGCCCGACGACCTCCCGGGTGGCCTCGACGTTCTCGTCGTACGGCAGGACCGAAGCGTCGTA is part of the Actinopolymorpha sp. NPDC004070 genome and encodes:
- a CDS encoding aldo/keto reductase, with the protein product MDYRTIGKDPKTRRDVSVLSLGAMLFGTRTDEATSFEILDRYVEAGGTFVDTSNNYVFWENGDQGGQSEALLGRWRRSRGVGPEIVIATKLGARPLAPGTSYIDNPEGLSAKVIRESAERSRERLGVDKLDLLYAHIEDPTIPVQETVEGFAGLVAEGTVGLLGVSNHWTWRVERARTIAAARGLPGYEVLQYSHTYLRPRYDLRGDLSPDGNQGAVGGDLLSYLRAEPSLTLVAYSPLLGGRYVRDDKPMGLEFDHPGTPRRMKALGEVAKETGATVNQVVLSYLIGGPLPVIPLVGASSVAQLDESLGAVDLKLSADQRARLDAAY
- a CDS encoding YjzC family protein produces the protein MTDVGALFRTGQVAPVSGVYRFIESVDAECEPTPEAMKIPLSKGERFPPHRRCKGAVIWELTERA
- a CDS encoding class II fructose-bisphosphate aldolase codes for the protein MPLVSTGQIVGDAARAGRGVGAFNVIQLEHAQALVDGAERAGAPVILQISENAVKYHRALEPIGLATLAVARTASVPVAVHLDHATRPELVREAVALGFGSVMYDASVLPYDENVEATREVVGHCHAAGVFVEAELGEVGGKDGVHAPGARTDPAEAATFVESTGIDALAIAVGTSHAMLEKTASLDFDLIAANRKTVPVPLVLHGSSGVPDADLTRAVEAGMTKVNIATSLNQAFTGAVREYLAANPKVVDTRKYLAPGRDAVAAEVARLLGVLRAA